A part of Drosophila bipectinata strain 14024-0381.07 chromosome 3L, DbipHiC1v2, whole genome shotgun sequence genomic DNA contains:
- the LOC122322339 gene encoding cuticle protein 16.5-like — protein sequence MLKYAVVVLAIVSCAAAKPGLLGAPLAYTAPLAYSAPLAYTGPAAVVAAPAPVVTATSSQVIARNYNGIAAAPVVAPVAAPMIAKYAAAPLAAPLATPLAASIAAPVIAKYAAAPVAAPLAYSSPLTYSAPLSYAPAPVLI from the exons ATGCTCAAATAC GCCGTTGTTGTCCTCGCCATCGTTTCCTGTGCTGCTGCCAAGCCAGGACTTCTGGGAGCACCTCTAGCCTACACGGCTCCTCTGGCCTACTCCGCACCTCTGGCTTACACTGGTCCTGCTGCCGTAGTAGCTGCTCCTGCCCCGGTTGTTACCGCCACCAGCAGTCAGGTGATCGCCAGGAACTATAATGGAATCGCAGCTGCTCCAGTTGTTGCCCCAGTGGCAGCTCCAATGATCGCCAAATACGCCGCTGCTCCCCTGGCAGCTCCTCTGGCAACTCCATTGGCTGCCTCAATTGCAGCTCCAGTGATTGCCAAGTATGCGGCGGCTCCAGTGGCTGCTCCCCTGGCCTACTCTTCTCCATTGACCTACAGTGCTCCCCTGAGTTATGCTCCGGCCCCTGTTTTGATCTAA
- the LOC108132771 gene encoding cyclin-dependent kinase inhibitor 1C-like: MVSDKFKFSSRKLQNKANINMFKSAVVILAIVACAAAKPGLLGAPLAYTAPLAYSAPLAYTAPAAVVAAPAPVDTATSSQVIARNYNGIAAAPVVAPVAAPVIAKYATAPIAAPLATPLAAPVIAKYAVSPLAAPLTYSAPLLF, translated from the exons ATGGTATCAGACAAGTTCAAGTTTTCGAGCCGCAAACTTCAAAACAAAGCAAACATCAACATGTTCAAATCC GCTGTTGTCATCCTTGCTATTGTCGCCTGTGCTGCTGCCAAGCCAGGACTCCTGGGAGCACCTCTGGCCTACACTGCGCCTCTGGCCTACTCCGCTCCTCTGGCTTACACCGCTCCTGCCGCCGTGGTTGCTGCTCCTGCCCCGGTTGATACCGCCACCAGTAGCCAGGTGATCGCCAGGAACTACAATGGAATCGCAGCTGCTCCAGTTGTTGCCCCAGTGGCAGCTCCAGTAATCGCTAAATACGCCACTGCTCCGATTGCTGCTCCTCTGGCGACTCCCCTGGCTGCTCCTGTCATTGCCAAGTACGCTGTTTCTCCCTTGGCAGCTCCTTTGACTTATTCCGCTCCGCTTCTCTTTTAA